The nucleotide sequence ATTGTATTAAACCATGATGACACCGATGATGTATTGCAGAATACCTTTATAAAGGTTTTCAGAAATATCGATAGCTTTAAGGGTGACAGTAAATTATACTCCTGGATGTATAGAATAGCCACCAATGAGGCATTGTCATTTTTAAAATCCAAATCACAAAAATTTAAGATAAATAACGAGAAGTTGATGACCAAGGCAGTTGAAGATTTGAGGGCCGATGTCTATTTTGAAGGCGATGAAATTCAACTAAAATTACAAATGGCCATAGCAACACTTCCTGAAAAGCAAAAATTAATATTTAATATGAAATATTTTCAGGAGATGAAGTATGAAGAAATTTCAGAGATTTTAGAGACCTCCGTAGGTGGATTAAAAGCCTCCTATCATTTGGCATCAAAAAAGATCGAAGCTTTTTTGAAAGAAAATTAAACCTTTTATATTGTTCAAGGTCAAACTATTGAAATGGATAAATTAAATAAAAATAACAGTTTTGGGGTTCCAGATGGGTATTTCGATACCTTTTCCAGCGATATCATGAAAAAGATAGCAAAGGAAGATGCGTCTATGCCTCCGAATGAAGGATTCAAAGTTCCGGAGGGTTATTTTGAAACTTTTAACACAAGGCTTCTGGAACAACTGGAAAGTATTCCGGCCGAGACCAAGGTAATACCATTAAAATCTTATAAGAAACACTATTACACGGCCGCTTCCGTTGCCGCGGTGGTACTATTGTTCCTTGTGGTTCAATTTAATAGCGATAAAACGCCATCATATTCGGACTTGGCCAATTCTGACATAGAAAATTATTTTGAATTTAACGACTTGGAACTTACCTCCTATGATTTGGCGGAAATACTTCCAATCGATGATTTGGACCTAAACGATATTCTGGAAATTAAGCTGGATAATGACAATATCATAGATTATCTGGACTCCCATATTGAAGATTTTGAAGAATTAAATATGCACAATGATGATTAGAAAAATAAAAATACTTGCCCCTATCCTTTTCCTTGCAGTTACGCTATCCTTAAGCTCACAGGAAAGACAGGATTGGGATAAAATAAAATCACTAAAAGTAGCTTTCATTACAGAAAGATTGGACCTTACTCCAAAGGAAGCCCAAAGTTTTTGGCCTCTTTACAATGAACATCAATCCAAAAGGGAAGGTTTGTTCAGGGAGGAGCGCTTCGAAATAGGTTCCGAGATAAAAAATCTGGATGCCCTATCGGACGCACAAGCCAGTGAACTTCTTGGCCGTATGCAAAAATTGGAGGAAGAAAAATATAAGTTGGAAAAATCCTATATCGAAAATATATCCAAGACAATTTCGGCCAAGAAGACCATTTTGTTGATGCGTTCGGAAGAGGATTTTAAACGTCAGCTTCTAAAACAATATAGACAGAAAAAGGGTGGAAGGTAATTATTCTCCAAGCTCCAAGTCAAAGGCCGTCTATTAAAACATCGTCTTTTTCAATACCATAACATATCAGCGAAAAATTAGCTTCGCAATCCTGTCCTTTCCTGCGGCATATGCAATAGTGTCGTTCATAAACCTAAGGGTATAAAAAGACTCATCTGAAAGTTGCTTCCAGGTTTCACCAGTGTCATAAGAATAAGCAATACCCTCAAAACCAACGGCAACTAGTGACTTGCCGTTAGAATTTGGCACAAATTGAACGCAGCTTCTATAATTTGGCAATTGGCCATCGGCAATCAATTTCCAGGTTTTACCTCCGTCCATGGTTACTGCCTTGTTCCCACTATTTAATTCCGGTTCAACATAATCCCCGCCAATAACAGCGCCCAGGTTTTCATCATAAAAATCAATGGAAAAGATACCTTGGGTAGTTTCTGCACTTGTTATGGGCGTTTTTATAACTTCCCAAGTAAACCCCTTGTCCTTGGTGTGATAAACATTTCCATGTGTAGTTCCTATCCAAGCCATTGTACCCAAAACCTTTATGTTGGTATTACTGGCGGCAAAGGCCCCCTCCCCGGTTTCCGACT is from Arenibacter algicola and encodes:
- a CDS encoding RNA polymerase sigma factor, whose amino-acid sequence is MELKSKMLIAEETLVIQLKQKDHQAKAFEVLVSTYKERLYWHIRRIVLNHDDTDDVLQNTFIKVFRNIDSFKGDSKLYSWMYRIATNEALSFLKSKSQKFKINNEKLMTKAVEDLRADVYFEGDEIQLKLQMAIATLPEKQKLIFNMKYFQEMKYEEISEILETSVGGLKASYHLASKKIEAFLKEN
- a CDS encoding beta propeller repeat protein — translated: MRNYLVILILCIFGSCSEMEEQRVFSDVKIETIYTDSLSFRAIEIMDGGNMAFAANKGAFGLVDLRTNKVRVNTQKYDSILPEFRAVAQNSTDFFMLSIGNPALLYKTGDKGTMELVYKEEDEKVFYDAMTFWNDQEGIAVGDSMNGCLSIIITRDGGSTWKKISCSSLPKSETGEGAFAASNTNIKVLGTMAWIGTTHGNVYHTKDKGFTWEVIKTPITSAETTQGIFSIDFYDENLGAVIGGDYVEPELNSGNKAVTMDGGKTWKLIADGQLPNYRSCVQFVPNSNGKSLVAVGFEGIAYSYDTGETWKQLSDESFYTLRFMNDTIAYAAGKDRIAKLIFR